In Scyliorhinus canicula chromosome 27, sScyCan1.1, whole genome shotgun sequence, the following proteins share a genomic window:
- the LOC119957722 gene encoding hypoxia-inducible factor 1-alpha-like codes for MDTDWISLYPPGTTRSARADLDSQFDGFLLRALDGFIMVLSEEGDIVYLSENVDRYLGLTQLDLVGHSVFEFVHPCDEEELKDLVTLQQGMPVKQDGHTERDFFMRMKSTLSSRGRTVAIKSATWKVLHCTGHMKRCEVSSKIPDCEFPESPMSFLVMICEPIPHPSTIEMALDTKTFLSRHSLDMKFTHCDQKITDLIGYHPKAMLGHTSYEFYHSLDFNHMTKTHRTLLSKGQVTSDHYRFLANNGGYVWLKTQATAIYNSKNSRPECIVCINFVLSAVLEDTVIFSLDQTRGIRELAADLGKSQDLLTQWNDNPEKLEELAPTPGDTIVPLELTARLGSKAFHFTKTLSEDGEVTLPPEEFCTPELCQLLSPIFGHSEGLRWKSSKGQDTEPLNQVLESERKKAKTPKATIPGLGNDESSDMKCDIKDFCFNMEVVQNLIALDSKAEETETDQVSTELDLEMLAPYISMEEDFQLINFESAEEKGGQACGNEHPDTDPNARDATRDDSSEEKADTAPFRPRSSSLHSVRPSTQSLRQDPEPQGGPVTLQRSSSAADLSETRALSPSNTSIAFGGPAFTLAVQNVLLALFQPQTTVSPSETGNPSSHIPSTSHQGAESLMDGVGLEPSDRLDSVGTESTTPGGTSRQSPSKQRELDMWAIGKDQEKVNPQMLALRNLKRKHSVQHGNRQDSIPDVSRVAEMVQVTVKRLKKIAKSKSSAEAKHPFPATPMTLTMQLLAKEISGPPSLTGYDCEVEAPNRHPLLHGAELLKALDQVS; via the exons ATGGACACTGACtggatctctctctatcccccaggGACAACAAGATCAGCGAGGGCTGATCTGGACAGTCAGTTCGATGGGTTTCTCCTCCGAGCCCTCGATGGTTTCATCATGGTATTGTCGGAAGAAGGAGACATTGTTTATCTGTCCGAGAATGTCGACAGATATCTTGGACTGACCCAG TTGGATCTAGTTGGACACAGCGTCTTCGAGTTTGTTCACCCATGTGATGAAGAGGAGCTGAAGGATTTAGTGACTCTGCAGCAAG GCATGCCTGTGAAGCAAGACGGCCACACGGAGAGAGATTTCTTCATGAGGATgaaatccactctatccagtcgCGGACGCACTGTCGCCATCAAATCAGCAACGTGGAAA GTTCTGCACTGCACGGGACACATGAAGAGGTGTGAGGTGAGCAGCAAGATACCCGATTGCGAATTCCCGGAATCCCCGATGTCCTTCCTGGTGATGATCTGTGAACCTATTCCACACCCATCCACCATTGAGATGGCGTTGGACACCAAGACATTCCTGAGTCGCCACAGCCTGGACATGAAGTTCACTCACTGTGATCAGAA AATCACTGATCTGATTGGTTATCACCCAAAGGCAATGCTTGGCCACACTTCCTACGAATTCTACCATTCGCTGGACTTCAATCACATGACCAAGACACatcgcacct TGCTGAGTAAGGGACAGGTCACCTCAGATCATTACCGTTTTCTGGCCAACAATGGGGGCTATGTCTGGCTCAAGACCCAGGCCACCGCGATCTATAACAGCAAGAACTCGCGGCCTGAATGCATCGTGTGCATCAACTTTGTGCTCAG TGCAGTGCTGGAGGACACGGTCATCTTCTCCTTAGACCAGACCCGCGGGATCCGGGAACTGGCCGCTGATCTCGGGAAAAGCCAGGATCTCCTCACCCAGTGGAACGATAACCCCGAGAAACTGGAAGAGCTGGCACCAACTCCTGGAGATACCATCGTACCGCTGGAGTTGACAG CTCGGTTGGGTTCAAAAGCTTTCCACTTCACCAAAACGCTCTCCGAAGACGGTGAGGTGACATTGCCACCGGAGGAATTCTGTACCCCCGAACTCTGCCAACTTCTGTCCCCCATCTTTGGCCATTCAGAGGGATTGAGATGGAAGAGCAGCAAAGGGCAGGACACGGAGCCACTAAACCAGGTCCTGGAGAGTGAGAGGAAAAAGGCCAAGACTCCAAAGGCTACAATCCCCGGACTGGGGAACGATGAAAGTTCAGACATG AAGTGTGATATTAAGGATTTCTGCTTCAACATGGAGGTTGTTCAAAATCTGATTGCACTCGACAGCAAAGCTGAGGAGACTGAGACAGACCAG GTATCTACAGAGCTGGACCTGGAGATGTTAGCCCCCTATATCTCCATGGAGGAAGACTTCCAGCTCATTAACTTCGAATCTGCTGAAGAAAAGGGCGGACAGGCCTGTGGCAACGAGCACCCGGACACAGACCCCAATGCCCGAGATGCCACAAGGGATGACTCTTCTGAGGAGAAGGCAGACACTGCCCCCTTCCGCCCTCGCTCCAGCAGTCTGCACTCTGTCCGGCCCAGCACTCAGAGCCTGAGGCAGGACCCCGAGCCTCAGGGAGGCCCTGTCACCTTGCAACGTTCCAGCAGCGCAGCTGACCTCAGCGAGACCCGAGCTCTGAGCCCCAGCAACACCTCGATAGCCTTTGGGGGGCCAGCATTCACGCTGGCCGTGCAGAATGTTCTGCTGGCATTATTCCAGCCCCAGACCACAGTCAGTCCCTCCGAGACGGGGAATCCCAGCAGCCACATACCCAGCACCAGTCATCAAGGTGCGGAATCGTTAATGGATGGAGTTGGGCTCGAACCGAGTGACCGACTGGACTCAGTTGGAACTGAGAGCACAACCCCAGGTGGAACCAGCCGGCAGTCACCATCCAAACAGAG GGAGCTGGACATGTGGGCAATTGGGAAAGACCAGGAGAAAGTCAATCCCCAGATGTTGGCCCTTCGTAATCTAAAACGTAAACACTCCGTGCAGCATGGCAACCGACAG GACTCCATTCCGGATGTTTCCAGAGTTGCCGAGATGGTTCAGGTGACAGTGAAACGGCTGAAGAAAATAGCAAAGAGCAAAAGTAGTGCAGAGGCGAAACATCCGTTCCCAGCCACACCGATGA CGTTGACCATGCAATTGCTTGCGAAGGAGATCTCCGGCCCACCATCGCTGACCGGTTACGACTGTGAAGTTGAGGCTCCGAACAGGCATCCCCTCCTACACGGAGCAGAGCTGCTGAAAGCCCTGGATCAGGTCTCCTGA